From the Bacteroidia bacterium genome, one window contains:
- a CDS encoding phage tail sheath subtilisin-like domain-containing protein — MATTYKTPGVYVEEIPKLPPSVAQVETAIPAFVGYTKQAERSGENLTNKPTRISSLLEFESLYGGASVPTTINVTIDTGNNNAVTAVTAPTTQRYMMYDALRLFFDNGGGDCYIVSVGGYGGAPAVGTDSSGLRGGIKALEKFDEPTIILIPDAVQLNSDSELFSLQQLILSQCAKLQDRVGVFDLKENISGGQETAVDNFRNAIGINDLKYGAAYTPWVHTTYPRDIDFTAFRTTVVDTGSNPVDLGTLSSDSTLNDLVATAVAAATESALVEAVIERIRKASTTTGALNVALTAEPTMKDMFRKFKQAVDAATDEVEARSASLLLFTFLRAALLEFQTLKTALTTTNLLNDLNAYAASTTYWRGAATTQIALERNADVRNLTGLGGADGDINGAYPGIDATWLGVATPSLVAVNTKDYGDTGNDALIPGIGRMVALDAQAAFNILVAFADALLNAAKTYKKGAQEALYEKHPIIGNMVRAIKKELSTVPPSGAIAGVYARVDNSRGVWKAPANESLVSVSGPSVNISHEEQERLNVDAVAGKSINAIRTFTGKGTLVWGARTLAGNDNEWRYVSVRRFFNMVEESCKKATEPFVFEPNDANTWIKVQAMIENFLTLLWRQGALQGAKPEHAFYVAVGLGKTMTAVDILEGRMIVEIGMAVVRPAEFIILQFSHKMAES; from the coding sequence ATGGCAACAACCTATAAGACTCCCGGCGTCTACGTCGAAGAGATACCGAAACTCCCGCCTTCCGTCGCACAGGTGGAGACGGCCATTCCCGCTTTTGTCGGCTACACGAAACAGGCCGAGAGGAGCGGAGAGAATCTGACAAACAAACCAACACGTATCAGCTCGCTGCTCGAATTCGAGTCGCTGTACGGGGGCGCGAGCGTTCCGACGACCATCAATGTGACCATTGACACGGGCAACAACAATGCCGTGACCGCCGTCACCGCGCCGACGACGCAGCGCTACATGATGTACGACGCGCTTCGTCTGTTTTTCGACAATGGCGGTGGGGACTGCTATATCGTGTCCGTCGGTGGGTATGGCGGCGCACCGGCGGTCGGAACGGACAGCAGTGGTTTGCGGGGAGGGATAAAAGCGCTCGAAAAATTCGACGAACCGACCATAATTCTGATACCCGATGCCGTACAGCTAAACTCGGACTCCGAGCTTTTCTCGCTCCAGCAGCTCATCCTGTCGCAATGCGCGAAGCTGCAGGATCGCGTGGGAGTGTTCGACCTCAAGGAAAACATCAGCGGCGGGCAGGAAACGGCGGTGGACAATTTCCGAAATGCCATCGGGATCAACGACCTGAAATACGGCGCCGCGTACACGCCGTGGGTGCACACGACCTATCCGCGCGATATTGATTTCACCGCCTTCCGCACGACGGTGGTGGATACGGGCAGCAATCCCGTTGATCTCGGGACGCTGTCGTCCGACAGTACGTTGAATGATCTTGTCGCGACAGCAGTCGCGGCGGCAACTGAAAGCGCTCTCGTCGAAGCGGTGATCGAACGGATACGGAAAGCCAGTACCACGACCGGCGCGCTGAACGTCGCGCTCACCGCCGAGCCGACGATGAAGGACATGTTCCGGAAATTCAAACAAGCGGTGGACGCGGCGACGGATGAAGTGGAAGCCCGGAGCGCCTCTCTCCTGTTGTTCACGTTTCTGCGGGCGGCATTGCTCGAATTTCAAACCCTCAAAACCGCGCTCACGACTACCAACCTTCTGAATGATCTGAATGCATACGCTGCATCCACCACATACTGGCGCGGGGCGGCAACGACGCAAATTGCGCTCGAGCGCAATGCCGACGTCCGCAATCTCACCGGTCTTGGAGGTGCGGATGGCGACATCAATGGTGCGTATCCGGGTATCGACGCCACGTGGCTCGGAGTCGCGACGCCCTCGCTTGTGGCCGTCAATACCAAGGACTACGGAGATACGGGCAACGATGCGCTCATCCCCGGGATTGGCCGCATGGTGGCACTCGATGCACAGGCGGCATTCAACATCCTCGTCGCCTTCGCGGATGCCCTGCTCAACGCTGCGAAAACCTACAAGAAAGGCGCGCAGGAAGCACTGTACGAGAAACACCCGATTATCGGTAATATGGTGCGGGCTATCAAAAAGGAACTGAGTACCGTCCCGCCCAGCGGCGCGATCGCGGGCGTGTACGCACGCGTGGACAACTCCCGCGGCGTGTGGAAGGCGCCGGCAAACGAGAGTCTGGTCTCCGTGAGCGGCCCCTCCGTCAACATCAGCCATGAAGAGCAGGAGCGCCTGAACGTGGACGCGGTGGCGGGAAAATCCATCAATGCGATTCGGACATTCACCGGCAAGGGGACGCTCGTCTGGGGCGCGCGTACGCTTGCGGGCAACGACAACGAATGGCGGTATGTGAGCGTCCGGCGCTTCTTCAATATGGTGGAAGAGAGCTGCAAAAAAGCGACCGAACCGTTCGTGTTCGAACCGAACGACGCCAACACCTGGATCAAGGTGCAGGCCATGATCGAGAACTTCCTGACGCTGCTCTGGCGGCAAGGCGCGTTGCAGGGTGCGAAGCCCGAACACGCGTTTTATGTGGCCGTGGGGCTCGGCAAGACGATGACCGCCGTGGACATTCTCGAAGGCCGCATGATCGTGGAAATCGGCATGGCGGTGGTGCGTCCGGCGGAATTCATCATTCTGCAGTTCTCGCACAAGATGGCCGAGTCCTGA
- a CDS encoding phage tail protein, with translation MATAYPLPKFHFRVEWGGSKIGFTEVTGLDMQVEAIEYREGSSPEYSKIKMPGLQKFSNITLKRGTFSGDKEFYAWIKTVSLNTVERRDVTISLLNEAHEPVVTWKVRNAFPVKVQASDMKSDGNEVAVETLELAHEGMAIVE, from the coding sequence ATGGCAACAGCATATCCACTCCCGAAATTTCACTTCCGCGTCGAATGGGGCGGAAGCAAAATCGGTTTCACGGAAGTCACCGGTCTCGACATGCAGGTGGAGGCCATCGAGTACCGCGAGGGAAGCTCGCCCGAGTATTCGAAAATCAAAATGCCCGGCCTGCAGAAGTTCAGCAACATCACGCTCAAGCGCGGCACCTTCAGCGGAGACAAGGAATTCTACGCCTGGATAAAAACCGTGAGTTTGAACACCGTGGAGCGTCGTGACGTGACCATCAGTCTGCTCAACGAAGCGCACGAACCGGTGGTCACGTGGAAGGTCCGCAACGCCTTTCCTGTGAAAGTACAGGCGAGCGATATGAAATCCGACGGCAATGAAGTCGCGGTGGAGACGCTCGAACTCGCCCACGAAGGCATGGCCATCGTCGAATAA
- a CDS encoding type IV toxin-antitoxin system AbiEi family antitoxin yields the protein MTDNRETIETAVQEATAITGMDLAVADDEAVDGTTTTDTGLLLRHGGRRYMYVAETKRLVNKSNAHYIAREVNENARRKKTGVLLITEYLTDDVGAILREMDVQYLDTAGNAFIKAGGVHVLIEGKRRKKREPDDEGPQPFGWAALKVLFALLCAKELRNAPYRDIAKAAGVALGTVAGVMTNLEKQQYLITIGGDTRLRDEHELVKLWIAGYIEKLRPKLLLGRYDIITPLNLEALPQDTLAGAETAAALLQRYLVAGRETLYITGGQKPLIQQLHLRKTPGGKLELRQRFWNFHYPEQELGVTPPLLIYADLVAVGDPRTIDAAEMLYDKYLTHYFGKT from the coding sequence ATGACAGACAACAGAGAGACAATTGAAACCGCAGTGCAGGAAGCCACCGCAATTACGGGGATGGATCTTGCCGTGGCGGATGATGAGGCTGTCGACGGTACGACAACGACGGATACCGGGCTTCTGTTGAGGCACGGGGGCCGGAGGTACATGTACGTTGCCGAGACGAAGCGACTTGTGAATAAAAGCAATGCGCATTACATCGCCAGGGAAGTAAACGAGAACGCGCGGCGGAAAAAAACCGGAGTGCTGTTGATAACGGAATACCTGACCGACGACGTCGGCGCTATTCTGCGCGAGATGGATGTGCAGTACCTCGATACAGCCGGTAACGCATTCATCAAGGCAGGCGGCGTACATGTGCTGATCGAAGGGAAACGACGAAAGAAGCGGGAGCCGGATGACGAGGGGCCGCAGCCCTTTGGCTGGGCTGCTCTCAAGGTGCTGTTTGCATTGCTTTGCGCGAAGGAGCTTCGGAATGCTCCCTATCGCGACATCGCGAAAGCCGCGGGCGTGGCTCTCGGTACTGTGGCCGGCGTCATGACCAATCTTGAGAAGCAACAGTACCTTATCACCATCGGAGGCGATACACGCTTGCGGGATGAGCACGAACTCGTCAAGCTCTGGATCGCGGGCTACATCGAGAAACTGAGGCCCAAGCTCCTGCTTGGGCGCTACGACATCATCACACCTCTCAACCTCGAGGCCTTGCCGCAGGATACTCTGGCGGGTGCGGAAACCGCGGCGGCCCTTCTTCAGCGTTACCTCGTAGCCGGGAGGGAAACCCTCTATATCACCGGCGGGCAGAAGCCCCTGATTCAGCAACTCCATCTACGAAAAACTCCCGGGGGCAAGCTGGAATTGAGACAACGCTTCTGGAATTTCCATTATCCGGAACAAGAACTCGGAGTGACGCCTCCTCTCCTCATCTATGCCGATCTGGTCGCAGTCGGGGATCCCCGAACCATCGATGCCGCGGAAATGCTGTATGACAAATATCTCACACACTATTTCGGGAAAACTTGA
- a CDS encoding acyl-CoA dehydrogenase family protein, with product MNLFQFTEEQNMLREMVREFVNAEIKPIAAAIDENEEIPRDLITKIGELGLLGTVFPEEYGGGGFGEVGYCIAQEEVGRGCLSTATLIGAHMSIGTNAIYLGGTDELKQKYLPKLCSGEWIGAFGLTEAMAGSDSFNVRTRAVDMGDHYLLNGEKLWITNGGIADVISVFARTERGVTALAVETAWEGFSAGPKEKKMGIRGSMTNPISFKDVRVPKENLIGQDGRGFLIAMKTLDAGRLGLGACCVGAAKEMIELSSKYAKERKQFDAPIANFEGVQFMLAEMWTLVYAMESVVYRTAADYDAGKKISTQSAAVKLFCSEGLDKVVDLAVQIHGGMGYSRELPVERFYRDSRINRIFEGTSEIQKLVISHDVLRRNGMWAL from the coding sequence ATGAACCTTTTCCAGTTTACCGAAGAGCAGAACATGCTGCGCGAAATGGTGCGCGAGTTCGTCAACGCCGAAATCAAACCCATCGCGGCCGCGATTGATGAGAACGAGGAAATTCCGCGCGACCTTATCACCAAAATCGGCGAACTCGGTCTGCTCGGCACCGTCTTCCCGGAAGAATACGGCGGCGGCGGTTTCGGCGAGGTCGGATACTGCATCGCCCAGGAGGAAGTCGGACGCGGCTGCCTTTCCACCGCCACGCTCATCGGAGCGCACATGTCCATCGGCACCAACGCCATTTATCTTGGCGGCACCGACGAGCTGAAGCAGAAGTATCTGCCGAAGCTCTGCTCCGGCGAGTGGATCGGCGCCTTCGGCCTCACTGAAGCCATGGCGGGTTCGGACAGTTTTAACGTGCGCACGCGCGCCGTGGACATGGGCGACCATTATCTGCTGAACGGTGAAAAACTGTGGATCACCAACGGCGGCATCGCGGACGTCATCTCCGTTTTCGCCCGCACCGAGCGCGGCGTGACGGCGCTCGCCGTCGAGACGGCCTGGGAGGGCTTCAGCGCGGGGCCGAAAGAAAAGAAAATGGGCATCCGCGGCAGTATGACCAATCCCATCAGTTTCAAAGATGTGCGCGTACCCAAGGAAAACCTCATCGGCCAGGACGGACGCGGTTTCCTCATCGCCATGAAAACGCTGGATGCCGGGCGCCTTGGTTTAGGCGCGTGCTGCGTGGGCGCGGCCAAGGAAATGATCGAGCTTTCCTCCAAGTACGCCAAGGAGCGCAAGCAGTTCGACGCACCGATCGCCAATTTCGAAGGAGTGCAGTTCATGCTCGCCGAAATGTGGACGCTGGTGTATGCCATGGAAAGCGTCGTCTATCGCACCGCAGCCGATTACGACGCCGGGAAGAAAATTTCCACACAGTCCGCCGCCGTCAAGTTGTTTTGCAGCGAAGGACTCGACAAGGTTGTGGATCTCGCCGTGCAAATCCATGGCGGCATGGGCTACTCGCGCGAATTGCCCGTGGAGCGTTTTTACCGCGACAGCCGCATCAACCGTATTTTCGAGGGAACGAGCGAAATTCAGAAACTCGTCATCTCGCACGACGTGCTGCGCCGCAACGGCATGTGGGCGCTGTAA
- a CDS encoding SDR family oxidoreductase, which translates to MTKKPVNQWALILGVSSGFGAATARELARHGYNILGVHLDRQATMPAVNRLLTDLRNFGVLAEFYNVNAADEHKRHEVLDDFIDKYAGSARVEMKVLFHSLAFGTLRPLVGRDESEMIKKAQLEMTIDVMANSLIYWTQDTLRRKLLGRGSRIFTMTSDGANLNLPYYGAVSAAKAALESYIRQLALELGPYGITCNALLAGVTETPALAKIPGAKNMLYAARAKNPFGRATLPEDVAKAVIALLEPGTKFINGNTIGVDGGESKISYIGQVTPYEYADLSLLDASAEDPKDLI; encoded by the coding sequence ATGACGAAAAAACCTGTAAATCAGTGGGCCCTGATCCTCGGCGTTTCCTCCGGCTTCGGCGCGGCGACGGCACGGGAGCTCGCGCGGCATGGGTACAACATCCTCGGCGTCCATCTCGACAGACAAGCCACCATGCCGGCGGTGAACCGCCTGCTGACCGATCTCCGCAATTTCGGCGTGCTGGCGGAATTCTACAACGTCAACGCCGCTGACGAGCACAAGCGCCACGAGGTGCTCGACGACTTCATTGACAAATACGCCGGCAGCGCGCGCGTGGAAATGAAGGTGCTGTTTCACTCCCTTGCCTTCGGCACCTTGCGTCCGCTCGTCGGCCGCGACGAAAGCGAGATGATAAAGAAAGCGCAGCTCGAGATGACCATTGACGTCATGGCCAACTCCCTGATTTACTGGACGCAGGACACGCTGCGGCGCAAGCTCCTCGGCCGCGGATCGCGCATTTTCACCATGACCAGCGACGGCGCGAATCTCAACCTCCCTTACTACGGCGCGGTTTCCGCAGCCAAGGCCGCACTGGAATCGTACATTCGTCAGCTCGCTCTCGAACTGGGTCCCTACGGCATCACCTGCAACGCGCTGCTTGCCGGCGTGACGGAAACGCCGGCGCTGGCGAAAATTCCCGGCGCAAAGAACATGCTCTATGCGGCCAGGGCCAAGAATCCCTTCGGTCGGGCGACACTGCCCGAGGATGTGGCAAAGGCCGTCATCGCCTTACTCGAACCCGGTACCAAGTTCATCAACGGCAACACCATCGGCGTGGACGGCGGCGAAAGCAAGATCAGCTATATCGGCCAGGTCACTCCCTATGAATACGCCGATCTTTCCTTGCTCGATGCAAGCGCCGAAGATCCGAAGGACCTGATTTAA
- a CDS encoding DUF4255 domain-containing protein, with protein MIDKALQFIEREVNAYFDARFGPATQKWVTLGNIARFADSEGGGNDDSSARALMTLVNIEEDRVAKSPEHSFRTVQGVRYQNPEIPLNLYVLFTATSNSYTLSLQTVAMIMQCFQGCNVFASATNPRLDASIDRLILDLFTLNFEQINHLWSTLGGKYFPSVLYRVRMVGIVDSDRFAGGGLVREIVVNDGAMNRGEG; from the coding sequence GTGATTGATAAAGCGCTGCAGTTTATCGAGCGGGAAGTGAACGCGTATTTCGACGCGCGCTTCGGCCCGGCCACCCAAAAGTGGGTGACACTGGGTAATATTGCCCGTTTCGCGGACAGCGAAGGCGGCGGCAACGACGACAGCAGTGCCCGGGCGCTCATGACGCTGGTGAATATCGAGGAAGACCGTGTCGCGAAAAGTCCGGAACACAGCTTCCGTACCGTCCAGGGTGTGCGCTACCAGAATCCGGAAATTCCTCTCAATCTCTACGTTCTCTTCACCGCCACAAGTAACTCGTACACACTCTCGCTGCAGACGGTCGCGATGATCATGCAGTGCTTTCAGGGCTGCAACGTGTTTGCGAGCGCCACGAATCCGCGCCTCGATGCGTCCATTGACCGCCTGATACTGGATCTGTTCACGCTGAATTTCGAACAGATCAATCATCTCTGGAGCACCCTTGGCGGGAAATATTTTCCGTCCGTGCTGTACCGCGTGCGCATGGTGGGCATCGTGGACAGCGATCGCTTCGCGGGTGGCGGTCTCGTGCGCGAAATTGTCGTGAACGACGGTGCGATGAACCGGGGGGAGGGCTGA
- a CDS encoding sigma-54 dependent transcriptional regulator has product MSGMWIVAGDEGDVDPFYNHCGGSGCEIFTAGQAQTHWSAKADAPPDVLVLDTETVPAQSAYRLVRMVGASPSVSLVQVVNASNRHAALVPADRTISRPAGRIELRSTLNELWREYVANQEYTEIQRRLLGEMGARQLVGKSKVMQELVELLPDVAGAASTVLILGETGTGKELVARAIHSLGPRAQRPFVTVDCAALSESLAENELFGHARGAYTDGGRHSNGLVQEADGGTLFLDEVECLPLALQAKFLRLLQEREIKPLGQAKSQTVDVRIIAASNVDLRDLVRQRQFREDLYYRLSVVPIMVPPLRERASDIPQLVRYFLAKHQHEPLNTDTVDASVLRDWEAESWPGNVRELENRVQEFLATSRLRRSSAAPGAQPRKSLREIRADAEYRYLRDVLAETRGNLTAAASIAGMDRKSLRSLLNKCGLDAALFRK; this is encoded by the coding sequence ATGAGCGGAATGTGGATAGTCGCGGGGGATGAAGGGGATGTTGATCCCTTTTACAACCACTGTGGTGGTTCGGGCTGTGAGATATTTACCGCCGGACAGGCGCAAACACACTGGAGCGCCAAAGCGGATGCGCCACCCGATGTATTGGTGCTCGACACGGAAACGGTTCCCGCGCAATCCGCGTATCGCCTTGTGCGCATGGTCGGTGCATCCCCTTCGGTTTCGCTCGTTCAGGTTGTGAACGCTTCCAACAGACACGCTGCTCTGGTACCGGCCGACCGCACCATCTCGAGACCCGCCGGTCGCATCGAGCTTCGATCAACACTGAACGAACTCTGGCGGGAGTACGTGGCGAACCAGGAATACACGGAAATCCAGCGCCGCCTGCTGGGTGAGATGGGCGCACGGCAGTTGGTCGGGAAAAGCAAGGTAATGCAGGAACTTGTCGAATTACTGCCGGATGTGGCCGGCGCCGCATCCACCGTACTTATTCTCGGGGAGACAGGTACGGGGAAGGAATTGGTTGCACGGGCGATTCACTCTCTCGGACCCCGTGCGCAACGTCCGTTTGTGACCGTGGATTGTGCCGCCTTGTCGGAATCTCTGGCCGAGAACGAATTGTTCGGACACGCCCGCGGCGCCTATACGGATGGCGGACGCCACAGTAACGGCCTGGTGCAGGAAGCGGATGGCGGCACGTTGTTCCTGGATGAAGTGGAATGTCTCCCTCTCGCGCTGCAAGCAAAGTTTCTCCGTCTGCTGCAGGAACGTGAGATCAAACCGCTGGGGCAGGCAAAATCTCAGACGGTGGATGTTCGTATCATCGCCGCGAGCAATGTGGACCTTCGCGACCTCGTGCGACAACGGCAATTTCGGGAAGATCTCTACTATCGCCTCAGTGTCGTACCGATCATGGTCCCGCCGTTGCGTGAGCGCGCCTCGGACATCCCGCAGCTCGTCCGGTATTTCCTCGCGAAACACCAGCATGAGCCGCTCAACACCGACACGGTAGACGCGAGCGTCCTTCGTGACTGGGAAGCCGAGTCCTGGCCGGGGAACGTCCGCGAACTGGAGAATCGGGTGCAGGAGTTTCTCGCGACCTCGCGGCTGCGACGGAGCAGCGCGGCGCCGGGAGCGCAGCCACGGAAATCCCTGCGCGAAATCCGCGCCGATGCCGAATACCGCTATCTCCGGGACGTCCTTGCCGAGACGCGTGGTAATCTCACCGCCGCGGCGTCTATCGCGGGTATGGACAGGAAAAGCTTGCGTAGTCTGCTGAACAAATGCGGCCTCGATGCGGCGCTGTTTCGGAAATGA
- a CDS encoding phage tail protein: MAKTSSPAAGGYYPLVGFHFKVEVLGYGNDNDSRFQSVGGLNVEYDVETIKEGGENRYEHKLPGRSKYPDLSLKRGILRDSDVIRWCTDALQAHDIKPAILRVSLLNEEHQPVMTWKVHNAWPRKWSVSDFNATENAIVVETIDICYSYFEVEI; encoded by the coding sequence ATGGCGAAAACGTCCTCACCGGCCGCCGGCGGGTACTATCCCCTTGTGGGTTTCCACTTCAAGGTGGAAGTGCTCGGGTACGGCAACGACAACGATTCCCGCTTCCAGAGTGTGGGCGGTCTCAACGTGGAGTACGACGTGGAGACCATCAAGGAAGGAGGCGAAAACCGTTATGAGCACAAACTGCCCGGACGCAGCAAGTATCCGGATCTGTCGCTCAAACGCGGCATACTGCGTGATTCCGATGTGATTCGCTGGTGTACCGATGCATTACAGGCGCACGACATCAAGCCGGCGATTCTCCGCGTCAGTCTGCTCAACGAAGAGCATCAGCCGGTGATGACGTGGAAGGTGCACAACGCCTGGCCGCGCAAATGGAGCGTGAGCGACTTCAACGCGACGGAGAATGCCATCGTCGTGG